From the Paraflavitalea soli genome, the window GCCCTTGGATGCAAGGGAACCTACAATGAGAAAGGGAATATTATTGATCTTGATGGTCTTACCTACGGGTGCTTCTATATTATCACCGAAAAACTTTTTGGCCACATCCCTACCTATCAGGCAAACATTCCGGCCAGACTGGACATCCAGGGCATTGAGGTTGCGTCCATAGGAAATGGTGAATCCATTGAGGTCGGTGTAATTCTCATCACCGCCCATGACCCATACATTGGGATTGGTCTTTTTGCCATCAGCGGATACAATCGCGTTCCGGCTGCCAAACATGTTCATACTCACCTGCGAAGGAAACTGGAAGGCGGCCTTAAAAGATTCTGCCTGTAACTTGGTAATGGGCTTGCCCTGGTTGGACTTCTTTTCTCTTTTCTTGCCCTTTTGTTCTTTTTTGAGTTGTGAGCCACCCCCGAAGAAATTACGTGGCTCCCGGAACCGGATGGTAAAACCGGTGGCGCCCATGGAGGAAAAGCTCTCCAGGAACTTTTGCTGGATGGCTGCAATGGCGGTATTGATACCTATTAGCGCGGTAATACCCAGCGCAATAATAGCTACTGTAATACCCGTACGCAACCTGTTACCGCGCACAGTTCTGAAAGCTAAGGAGAAGGTATCCCGGAATGTCATATAATATATGTCTCACTAAAGTAAGAAATATTACTGAACAGCGGGGTACCATTGGTTAAATGGTATTCACATTAAAAGAAGTAGTTAAGCTTGTCCAACAGCCATTGGGGGAA encodes:
- a CDS encoding ABC transporter permease, giving the protein MTFRDTFSLAFRTVRGNRLRTGITVAIIALGITALIGINTAIAAIQQKFLESFSSMGATGFTIRFREPRNFFGGGSQLKKEQKGKKREKKSNQGKPITKLQAESFKAAFQFPSQVSMNMFGSRNAIVSADGKKTNPNVWVMGGDENYTDLNGFTISYGRNLNALDVQSGRNVCLIGRDVAKKFFGDNIEAPVGKTIKINNIPFLIVGSLASKGSTLGRSLDNAVITSYSNVRSYFNSNANASFSIQVKVPDIKLMDGAIGEATGIFRPIRRLNVSEEDNFVIDKSDSIVEMLMRNLSFITIAAVLIGVITLAGAAIGLMNIMLVAVTERTKEIGLVKAIGGKRGNIQTQFLLESIIISLLGAVIGIVLGIIVGNIAGLLLSTSFVIPWNWVVAGVVICSLVGLGAGLYPAIKASRLNPIEALRYE